Genomic segment of Gloeocapsa sp. DLM2.Bin57:
TACTCCCTACTCCCTACTCCCGTCTCCTCCCTCTCCCACACTCCCCACACTCCCCCTCTCCCCTTTTCCCTTATAATCATTGGGTGTGCAGGAGATATTAAGTTATCATTAAAAATATATACTTAAACAAATTTAGCAATATGGGAATTTCTCCAACTATACTCAGAGGATTAAAAGCCGATGATTTTCGTCACCCTCTAGATTTAGAAGCCACTAATAATTTAAAACAAATCCCAGGTTTAGATATAGCTGTGCGTAGCTTAATGGGTAATCTAGCTGAACAGTTTTTTTATCTTCGTAATATCGCTTCTAGTGTTCTCGTCAGTGAAAAACAATTACCCCAATTACACAAATTATTGTTAGAAGCTTGTCAAATTTTGGATTTAGAGCCTCCTCAACTCTACGTGCAACAAAATCCTATCCCCAATGCTTATACTTTTGCTATGCGTGGGAAACAACCCTTTATGGTTTTACATACTTCTTTAATAGAGATACTTACTCCTGAAGAAATCCAAGCGGTAATGGCTCACGAACTAGGACACCTTAAGTGTGAACATGGTGTATATTTAACTATGGTTAATATTATGGTCTTAGCTGCGGGATTATTACCCAATTGGGGGGTGATTATCGCTCAATCTCTGCAAAATAGCATGTTGGAATGGTTGCGCTGTGCTGAGTTTAGTTGCGATCGCGCTGCTTTATTAGCTACACAAAAACCAGAAGTAGTTATGTCAGTATTAATGAAGTTAGCTGGTGGTTCACCTACTCTCGCTCCCCTATTGAATCTAGAAGCTTTTGTGGAGCAAGCTAGAGCATACGACGCGGTAGGCGATAATGAACTTGGACAAATGCTCAAAGCCGCGCAAATAGAGCAATTAACCCACCCACTCCCCGTCTTACGTGCTCGGGAAATCGATCGCTGGTCTAGTTCTCAAGAATATCAGAATTTGTTATTTAGCGCGCAAAAAAGTAATGACGGTAAAACTTATCAGGGAGGATGGCGCAACTGGTAGATATATTACTAATAACTTTATATATCTGATCTGCTATCGATTTGATAACAGGTACTGCTACTGAATTCCCTAATTGTCTATACATTACAGAGATACTGTTGATATCTCCAAATGGTTTCTCGTGAAAATTGGCTTCATAAGTTATTTGAGCATACTTATCCCATTCAGAAGAGAAAACACACTTACTATTCAAGCGAGAAAAACCTAATTTTATCTCGGAAATAATATTGATTATTGGGTTGATAATCAGAGTTTAATTTTTCAATTAACTCAGGAATATAGCTATTATTCATATCAAGTATTATAACGAAATCATCCCCAGTTTAGTTCTTGAGAAAATTAGGACTTGCCATCATATGGTAAAATAGGTTATAATAGAAAGGCTAAATAAGGGCGGATGGCGAAACTGGTAGACGCACTACACTCAAAATGTAGCGACCTTTGGTCATGAGAGTTCGATTCTCTCTCCGCCCATTGCTCAAGTACTACTAGTTACTATTTTTTGGTTTTAAGTTTGATAACTAAACCAGTTAACATCATAATCGAGGATAATTGCCAAGACATACCATTGTCAGGTACAGCAATTTCTTCTAAGCGAACATCATCAAAGGTTACCTCTCTTCCGTTGTTACCATCACCACCACTGTTATTATCAAGATTAAGATTAATTAACCTGATTCCTAATTCTTCTCCCTGATAAGTATCATTCTCAGAACTAGTGTAAGCAATACTAGCGCGTCGAAACTGTTTTTCATCTATAGAGATACTGTTATCATCTGTCGCAATAACTGTGTTTCCCGCGAGTAATTCTAAGCGATATCCAGGAAAACCATCAAAAAAGGGATCAGTAGGATCAGGAATTTGGGGATTACCAACAGCAGCCGAAAACCTGTAAGTAGTGTTAGGAGCAATAGTTACACCAGTATTTTGACTCAATCCGACTACACCTTGACCAGGTGTGTTGATATAGATAGAAACTATTTGTGCTCCATCGGGTATGGTAGCAAAAAATGGACTAGAAGGTCTCCAAACTCCAGTAAAAGCAGTAGCAAAAGGACTATTGGCTTCATTGTCATATACTGGAGGGATTAAATTATTAGGATTATACAAATTCCATCCCGTAGGTGTTTCAAAGTCAAATGGACCAGCACCTGGTACTATTTCTGTTGTGTTTGATAAATCTGGTGATTCAAAGCTAGGATTAGCTAAAGGAATATTAGCCGCAGATACGCTCAATGCTGAAGAGATAACTGTAGAAACCACTAGAAGGGATCCTACTAACGGATTAATTGGTTTAGACATAGGTATTTTTTTTTACTACAAAAATTATCATCAAATCTTAGCACAGTTTATCCTAACTCATCAGAAAAATGGGTTAAAAACCCCTTCTTTTATGAAGGTTTTGTGGTAGAATAAGTCTAGATCGTAATGAGATAAAATTACTTTAATTTATTATTTTTGCTTATGTTTGATGCTTTAGCCGAGCGTTTAGAAGAGAGCTGGAAAAAGCTACGTGGTCAAAATAAAATTAGTCAAGCTAATATTCAAGAAGCCCT
This window contains:
- a CDS encoding M48 family peptidase; the protein is MGISPTILRGLKADDFRHPLDLEATNNLKQIPGLDIAVRSLMGNLAEQFFYLRNIASSVLVSEKQLPQLHKLLLEACQILDLEPPQLYVQQNPIPNAYTFAMRGKQPFMVLHTSLIEILTPEEIQAVMAHELGHLKCEHGVYLTMVNIMVLAAGLLPNWGVIIAQSLQNSMLEWLRCAEFSCDRAALLATQKPEVVMSVLMKLAGGSPTLAPLLNLEAFVEQARAYDAVGDNELGQMLKAAQIEQLTHPLPVLRAREIDRWSSSQEYQNLLFSAQKSNDGKTYQGGWRNW